The following are encoded together in the SAR202 cluster bacterium genome:
- the tatC gene encoding twin-arginine translocase subunit TatC: MRDQPKSLRVHLQELRKRLTIALAAVAVTTVLSFIFWERIVDFLLVPADDLTEIEGRLVFIEVTEMFGVMMKVSMMAGLVIASPVVFMQTIMFVAPALTAKEKLYLYSFVPAVLLSFFAGAAFGYYVLIPPAIEFLVGFGNDIAQPTIRISNYVNVVVMLLFWMGLVFETPVVMFLLAKLRVVKPSAYSKFRRPWVVIAFVLGAIITPTFDPVNQTLVAAPLIVLYEIGLWLSKLAAREGKRARTRVAQTQGT; encoded by the coding sequence ATGAGGGACCAGCCTAAGTCCCTGCGGGTGCACCTCCAGGAGCTGCGTAAGCGGCTGACCATAGCCTTAGCCGCCGTGGCTGTTACCACAGTCCTCTCCTTCATATTTTGGGAACGGATTGTGGACTTCCTCCTGGTCCCGGCGGACGATCTGACGGAGATAGAGGGACGGCTGGTGTTCATCGAGGTCACGGAGATGTTTGGGGTGATGATGAAGGTGTCTATGATGGCGGGGCTGGTGATAGCGTCGCCGGTGGTGTTCATGCAGACGATTATGTTCGTGGCGCCGGCGCTGACGGCTAAGGAGAAACTTTACCTGTACTCGTTTGTGCCTGCGGTGCTGCTGTCCTTTTTTGCCGGCGCGGCCTTTGGATACTATGTCCTGATACCTCCGGCCATCGAATTCCTGGTAGGGTTCGGAAACGACATCGCCCAGCCGACCATACGCATCAGCAACTACGTCAACGTGGTAGTGATGCTGCTGTTCTGGATGGGGCTGGTGTTCGAGACGCCCGTGGTAATGTTTCTGCTGGCGAAACTGAGGGTAGTCAAGCCCAGCGCCTATTCCAAGTTTCGGAGGCCGTGGGTGGTCATCGCGTTTGTGCTGGGGGCCATTATTACGCCGACCTTCGACCCGGTCAATCAAACGCTGGTGGCGGCGCCGTTGATAGTGCTATATGAGATAGGCCT